The following nucleotide sequence is from Pseudomonas sp. S09G 359.
AAGCGCCGCGCCCCTTGGGCAAAGCGTTCAAGCGGAGTCGCCAGATGGCGGGTCGCGATAAGCGCCACCACGACCGTCGACAACAGTGCCAGCACGATCACGATCAGATTGCGCTTGAACGGGTCCAGCCCCCATCTGCGACTGGCTACCGAAAACTGCATCCAGGACCCATCGATTAACTGGACCATCAACCTATAAGGCCGCTCGACGTGTTCGGCAGCCCAATCATCCGGCTCGTACGCTTCGATGGACGCGGCAGGCATCTCCAGCAGATCGCGCAGCAATTGCTGGCCATCGTTGAAACCCGGGTCGTTGATCTCGGGTAAATGTGCATCTTCGCGGCGCGCCAACCACTGCACGCTGAAGACCTTGTCGGTGGCTGCCCGGGTAAGCGTGTGACGCTGATCAACAGGGGCGGCGTTGATCATCCGGGTGATGCTCGCCACCCGTTCCATCAAGCCGATTTCGAGAAGGGGCGGCCGTGCCCAAACACCGGCCACCAGGCTGAAAACGCTGTAGAGCCCGAGTGACGTCAACATCGCCGCCATGGTGGTCAGGGCGATCCAGCGGGCCACGGTATCGTGGGGGCGATGGTATCGGGCGCGTAGCCTGGATAACACGCTCATCGTTTCATCACACTTGGGCTGAACAGATACCCGCCATTGCGGATGGTCCGGATCATCGGCTCAGCGTGTAAGTCGGTTTCGAGCTTGCGGCGCAGTCGGCTGACTTGCACATCAATGCTGCGATCAAAGGCGTCGTAAGACTCACCCCGGGCCAGATCAAGCAACTGCTGGCGGGTAAGGATGCGGCGCGGGTGTTCGGCGAACACCAGCAGCAACTCGAATTCCCCCGTAGACAGGGGAATCATGACTTTTTCCGGCGAACGCAATTCACGGCGGGTGATATCCAACTGCCAGTCTGCGAACTCAAGGATTGTGCGTGATGAGTCCGGCGCGGGCGCGGCAATATCGGCGGTACGCCTGAGCACTGCGCGTACCCGGGCCAATAACTCCCGTGCATCGAAAGGCTTGGTCAGGTAATCGTCGGCGCCCAGCTCCAGGCCTACCACCCGGTCGCTCAGTTCCCCCATGGCCGTGAGCATGATCACGGCGATGCCATGCCTGGCACGCAACTGCTGGCAGAGCACCAGGCCGCTGTCGCCGGGAAGCATGACGTCGAGGATGATCAGGTCCGGTAATCGCCGCTCCAGCGCGCGCCACAGCGACGGGCCGTCGGTGGCGACTTCCACGCTGTAGCCGTGCTGTTCAAGGAACTTCTGCAGCAGGGCGAGGACTTCAATATCGTCATCGACCAGTAATAGATGGCTCACGGCGGTCTCGCTGGCGCAAAGGGTTTGCAAGTGCGTATCTAAAATCATTCCTGGCGCGGCGTCATATATTTCAACTCGGTAATAAAGCGACAGGCAGGCAATAAAGCGGAAATCTTCAGGCAAAAAAAGCCAGGCAGGATCGCCACCAATCCTTGCCGAGATGACCCTGCATGCTAACCATCAAACGCGCCACGCCTGTTGTACGCTCCACCATTATCGGTTTTGTTGTTGTACTCGCCAGTGGCTGCGCGAGCGCGCCTGAACCACTGCCTTCCCCCTGTGACCGCCTCGGCGATACGCTTCATGACCCGGCAGAACCGGTCAACCGCGGCATCTTCGCCTTCAATCGAACGGTGGATGATTACGCCCTGGCACCGGTGGCACGCGGTTACCGGCATTTGCCTGGATTCGTGCAAACGGGCGTGCACAACTTTGTCGCCAACTTCGGCGAACCCAAGGTCTTTATCAATGACCTGCTGCAGGGCAACGGTGAGCGCTCCGTCACCACCTTCGGCCGCTTCGTGATCAACACCACGGTGGGGGTCGTCGGGTTGATCGATGTGTCGGGCAAAATGGGCATAGAGCGGCACAAGGCTGACTTCGGCCAGACATTTGGCGTGTGGAATATCGCCAACGGACCTATCGTTGAACTGCCGTTGCTGGGCACCGGCAACCTGCGTGATGCCACCGGCAAAGTGTTGAGCTTTGCGATCAGCCCCTTGGGCAGCAACAGCGATACCGTCGAGACCCTGGGCACCGTCAGCACCGTTGGCGGCATCGTCGATGGCCGCGCGGAGGCGTTGCCGTTTACCGAGCAATTGCGTCAACAGCCGGATTATTACCAGGCACTGCGCGACACCACCGCCCAGCGACGGGCTGATTTCGTACTGGAAGGCAAGGCAGGCCGGGTCGTGGCCTACCCCTCGGTGTGTGTCAAAGGTGAGCAAGATGGCGAGTAGAAACCCAGCGCTGGTGCTGCACCGCAGAACACGCATGGCCAGCCCGGCGTTGCTGCATTGCCGCGAAATCGAACTGTCGGTGGAGGAGGACGGCCGTCACGTCACCCTCAGCCGCTACGTGGAGTTGTACGGCGATGAACACAGCGCCTGGTGCTCGGTGCAACATCATCGAATCCCCTTGGCGAGCATGCTCCGCTGGATGATCAGCCATGGCGAGCGCACAGAGGCTTAGGGGCTGCGATGGAGAATTCGTTTCATCGTGTTGCTGGCACCTGCTAGATTGATGCTTCTCCAAATGCCAGGGAAGCATCATGGGACACTCACTGAAAATCTTGGGTCGCACGTCCTCCATCAACGTGCGCAAGGTGCTGTGGACATGCCAGGAACTGGGCATCGACTACATCCGCGAAGACTGGGGCATCGGCTTCAAGCCCACCCAGTCCGCCGAGTTCCTTGCCTTGAACCCCAACGCCCAGATACCGGTGCTGATCGACGACCACGGCGTGCTGTGGGAGTCCAACACCATCTGCCGCTACCTGATCGGCCTCTACCAACGCTACGACCTGCTCCCCGCCGAACCGGCGCCGCGCGCGCGGGTTGAGCAATGGGTGGACTGGCAGGCCAGCGAACTCAACCCCGCCTGGGGCTACGCCTTCCAGGCGCTGGTGCGCAACAGTCCCGACCACCAGGACCCGCAACGCCTGGCCGCTGGTGTGCAGGCCTGGAACGACAAGATGGGCCTGCTCGAACAACAGTTGGCAAAAACCGCTGCCTACGTAACCGGTAATGAATTCACCCTGGCCGATATCCTCATCGGCCTCTCGGTGCACCGCTGGCAGATGACCCCCATGGAGCATCCGCCCTACCCCGCCATTGCCGCGTACTACCAGCGCCTCAGCCAACGGCAGGGTTTCAAGACCTTTGCCCTCGACGGCCACAACTAAACCAAGGACTCCACCGTGAAAGGACTCAACGTACTGCTTACCGGCGCCTGCGGCAGAATCGGCAAGACGTTTTTCGAAGCCTCGAAAGACCGCTACCGCTTCACCCTCACCGACCGCATCACGCCGGACTTCGACCTCGGCGAACACCGCTTCGTGCACGCCGACCTCAGCGACACATCAGGCCTGGCCGCCCTGCTCGACGGCATCGACGTGATCGTGCACCTCTCTGGCATCCCTCACGCCAGCGCGTCGTTCGACGAATTGCTGCCCAACAATATCCTCGCCACCACCTACCTGTTCGAAGCCGCCGTGGCGGCGGGGGTAACGCGCCTGGTGTTCGCCAGCAGCGCGCAAACCATCGAAGGCTACCCGGTAGACCGCCAGATCACCGCCGGGATGCAGGTAATGCCCGCCAACCTGTATGGCGTGAGCAAATGCTACGGCGAGGCGCTGTGCAGCTACTACGCAGCGAAAACACCGCTGTCGACCATTGCCCTGCGCATCGGCGCCTTCGAATTCGTCGAAACCCACGACCTCAACAACGCCCGCGACCTGAGTGCCTGGCTCAGCCCGCGTGACGCCGTGCAACTGCTGCAACGTTCGGTCGAGGCCGAAGGCGTAAAGCACCTGATCGCCCATGGCATTTCCAATAACCGCTTCAAGCGCCTGGACTTGAGCGAAACCACGCGAGTGTTGGGTTACCATCCGGTAGATGATGCATTCCAGACCTTCGAGATCCCGATTTCCTACTGAGTTTTCTCTGCCATGCCTGCACTTTCCCCTACTGATGGCATCGACCCGATCCGTGCCGCCCACATCAGCGCGCGCATCGACCGCCTGCCCGCCGTTGCCACTATCTGGCGGCTGGTGGCGTTGCTCTCGATCGGTGGTTTTTTCGAGCTGTATGACCTGTTCCAGACCGCCTACATCAGCCCTGGCCTGATCAGCGACGGGATTTTCCACACCGGTAAAGACGGTGTGTTCGGCTTCTCGGACCAAGCGGCGTTCGCTTCGGCCACCTTCCTCGGCCTGTTCCTCGGCGCCAGCCTGCTCAGCCCGATTGCCGACCGCTTCGGGCGCCGGGCGATCTTCACCTTTGCGCTCATCTGGTACACCGTGGCCACGGTGTTGATGGGCATCCAGACCTCCGCGATAGGCATCATCTGCATGCGCTTTCTGGTGGGTATCGGCCTGGGGATCGAGCTGGTGACCATCGACGCCTACCTCTCGGAACTGGTGCCCAAGCGCATGCGCAGTTCGGCGTTTGCCTTTGCGTTTTTTATCCAGTTTCTGTCGGTGCCGGCGGTGGCCTTGATGTCATGGTGGCTGGTGCCCCAAGCGCCGTTCGGGGTCTCTGGCTGGCGTTGGGTGGTGTTGAGCAGTGCAGTGTTTGCGCTGTTTATCTGGCAATTGCGCAAACGCCTGCCGGAATCACCGCGCTGGCTCGCGCAAAAAGGCCGCTTTGACGAAGCCGGGCAGATCATGGACAGCCTCGAAGCACGCTGCCAGAAGGATCACGGCAAACCGCTGGATGAGCCAGAACCGGAAGCCGTCAGCGTGCAAGGCAGCGGCCGGTTTGCCGATATCTGGCAACCGCCGTACCGCCGCCGGGCGTTGATGCTGATTGTGTTCCATGTGTTCCAGGCCATCGGGTTCTTTGGCTTTGGCAACTGGCTGCCAGCGCTGCTTTCGGGCCAGGGCGTGAGCGTGACGCACAGCCTGCTCTACGCGTTTATCATCACCCTCGCCTACCCGCTGGGGCCGTTGCTGTTCGTGAAGGTGGCCAACCGCTTTGAAAACAAATGGCAGATCGTCGGCTCGGCCATGGGCGCGATGATCTTCGGCAGCCTGTTCGCCCTGCAGACCACGGCGGTGGGGCTGGTGATCTGCGGCGTGTTGATCACCTTCTGCAATGCGTGGCTGAGCTTCAGTTATCACTCGTACCAGAGCGAACTGTTCCCGACCAATATCCGTGCGCGGGCGGTGGGCTTCTGTTATTCGTTCAGCCGTTTGTCCACGGTGTTCAGCAGCCTGTTGATCGGTTTTATCCTCGAACACCTGGGCACGCCGGGGGTGTTGGCGTTTATTGCCAGCAGCATGTTGATCGTGATGATCACCATCAGTTGGTTCGGCCCACGCACGCGGAACCTGGCCCTGGAAAATATCGCCCACTGACGGCAATGCCTGGCCGCCGGCGGGACAATGTTTGCCGCAGCGGCCCGGCAATCGCCAATAAAACCGGGGGGCTGGCACCCGGCACGCTAATTGCTCCAGCTGTGGCACCGTACATTTCCCCAGGTGACCGATCATGCTGGTTAACAACAACGTCCAAGCTGTGTCGACCATTGAGCACATCAAGCGCCCCGACATGGACCCCGCCAACGCCGCCGCCAGTGCGCTGTACAGCGGAGCCGTGCAAGCGGCGGCGCAAAGCGTGACCGTGCCGGCCGCGCAGAAGAACCTGGACAAGGCCGCCGACCGCATCGACGAAGCCTTCGCCAAGACCCGCGTACAGTTGCAGGCCTCAACGGCGGCAGCTACCCCGTCGACCGATTCGGTGCCGGCCACCACGTCCACGTCCGGCGCGCGGTCGGAGTTCACTGACTACATGAGCAAATCCCCGGCCGAACGCATCCGTGAGCAATTGCTCAAGGAACAGGGTTTGACCGAGGCGGATGTACAGAACATGTCGCAGGAAAAGCAGGACGCCATTTCCAAGCAAGTGGCTGATCGCATCAAGCAGCAGCAAGAGCAGCAGGTAGCGGCGAAAGCCACTGACCCGGCTCAAAGTGTGAAAGAAACCCTGGCAGCGATCTAAGCCACACCAGGGAATCACTTTGTGGGAGGGGCGGTTCGACTTGCCCCCTCCCACATTTGCTCTTCTTTCACAGTGGATTTTCGGTGTGGTGTAGATCAGTTATTGCAACTGCAACGTCGAATTGAACTGACTGATCGCATCCACCACATGCCGTGACCCTTCCTGGATCTCCAGGATCACCTGCCCCGCCTCATTCGCCAGCTCCACCCCAAGCCCCGTGCGGCTCAAGCTCGACTGCATACTGGATACCGCACTCAGGGACAGGTCGTGGTTCTTGCGCACCACTTCGACAATTTCCACCGTCGCCTGGCTGGTGCGTGCGGCGAGGCTACGTACCTCATCGGCCACCACGGCAAACCCGCGCCCGTGCTCACCGGCCCGCGCCGCTTCAATCGCTGCGTTGAGCGCGAGCATATTGGTCTGTTCGGCGATGCTGCGAATGGTCTGCACGATGGCGCCGATGATGTCGGACTGCTTGCTCACCGCGTCGATACTCACCGCCGCCGCGTTCAGGTCGTGGGAAATTTCTTCGATGATCTGCACGGTTTGCTGCACCACCTCCGAGCCCTTTCGCGCGCAGGCGTCGTTTTGTACCGAGGTGGCGTGGGCCGAGTCGGCAGCGGTGCGCAGGGTACTGACCTGGTCGGTAATGTCGCTGGCGAACTTCACCACTTTGTACAGACGCCCACTGGCGTCGAAGATCGGGTTGTAGGACGCCTCCAGGAACAGCGTCTTGCCGTATTTGTTTTTGCGTTCAAAGCGGTGCGAGTGGTATTCGCCACGGTTGAGCGAGGCCCAGAACGCCTTGTAGGCCGGCGACTCCACTTCGCTGCGGTGGCAGAACATGCTGTGGTGCTGGCCGACGATTTCATCCAGCGAATACCCCACGGTTTTCAGGAAGTTTTCGTTGGCGTTGAGGATCTGCCCTTGGGGGGTGAACTCGATTACCGCCATGGAGCGGCTGATGGCGTCGATCAGGCTCTGGTTTTCGTGTTCGTGGTGGACCCGCGCGGAAATGTCCGACGCTACTTTGATCACGCTCTGCACGTGGTTGTCACTGTCCAGCACCGGCATGTAGCTGGCTTCAAGCCACACTTCCTGGCCATGCTTGTTCAGGCGCATAAAGGTGCCACTCAGGGCTTCGCCGCGTGCCAGGTCGCGCCAGAGCTTGGCGTAGGCGTCGGTATGGGTGTAGGCCTCGTCGCAGAAAATACGGTGATGTTTGCCGCAAATATCCTCGAGCGTATAACCCATGGCTTTGCAGAAGTTGTCGTTGGCATTGAGGATCACACCGTCGCGGTCGAACTCGATCATCGCCATGGAACGGCTGATGGCGGCGAGTTTGGCGTTGGATTCGGTGAGGGCACAAGAGAAACGCTGGATTTCAAGCAAGTCGGATTTGTGGTGGAGATTGAACATGGTCAGATCACCCTTGATTCCCGGCGCCTGGAAGGCGCATTCCATTCCGTTGTTGGATACTGCTGGCAAACCTTCTTGGGGAAATAACCATCCGAATCGCTTTATATGCCAAGCGTCATCAACGGTTCTGAGTGAGCATAGACAGGGCTAGACGCTATGCAAGGCCACTAGTCAGCCAGCATTTTTAACAATGCGCTGGTGGCGGCAGAGGGCGCACGAGTGGGCGAGCCGACCAAGGCAAATTCGCGGTGCAGCGGCACCGTCAGCGGCATCACGCGCAGGCCCTTGCGCTGCGCTGGCAAGGCCAATTGCGGCACCAGCGCCACGCCGACACCTTCACGCACCAGGCTGTAGGCGCTGCTCCACTCGCGTACTTCCACGCGGATATCACGCAAAGTGAGCCCCGCAGCGGCCGCCAGGCTGCGGGCGTTGGCGGTGCAACCACCGGTGGCGAGCACGAAGGGTTGCTCGAGCAATTCCCCCAGCGACACGCTGGCATCGGCCGCGCGTTGCGCGAGCGGGTGATCGACCGGCAGCACCGCCTGCCACAGGTCGCGGCCCAATACCGTGGCCATGCGCTCGGGCTTGGGGTTGAGCACTACGCCCAGGTCGACCAGGTCGGCGTCGAGCAGGGTGAGCACTTCGTTGTCGGTGACATCCAGGGTGGTGACTTCGATTCCCGGATAAAGCTGAGCGAAGCGCTGCAACACCGGCGTCAGAAACATCGCCAGCACCATCGGGAAACTGGCTATGCGAATCGTCCCACGCAGCATCGGGCGGGCTTCGTCCACAGTGCTGCGAATTGTCTGTAAAGCCCCAAGCATTACCCGCGCCTGCTCGATCACACTCAACCCCAGGGCGGTGGGAGAGGTCTTACGCGGTTCACGGGTGAACAACTGCGCGCCCAAGGTGGCCTCCATGCCGGCCATGGCTTGGCTGGCGGCGGATTGGGTCATGCCCACGCGCTCGGCGGCCGCGGTGATGCTGCCGTGATCGGCCACGGCCACCAGCAGGCGCCAGTGCATCAGGTTCATCATGACAGTAGCTGTCCTTATGGCGGGGGTCTGAACGTTTAATTTTACCCACGGTGCCATGCCCGTGAGACTGGCGCAAATCCCACGGAGTCGCCCTTGATGAAACTGTATTACTTCCCCCACGCCTGCTCCCTCGCCCCCCACATCGTGCTGCGCGAATTGGCGCTGCCGTTCGAGTTGGTGCGGGTCGATAACCAGACCAAGACCACCGCCGATGGCGAAGATTTCCTGCCACTCAACCCCAAGGGCTATGTAGCGGCGCTGCAACTGGACGACGGCCAGGTGCTGACCGAATCCAGCGCGATCCTGCAATACCTGGCCGACCTGAAACCCACAGCAAACCTGGCGCCGGCCAATGGTAGCTGGGAGCGCGTGCGCCTGCAGGAGTGGCTGAACTTTATCGCCACCGAAGTGCATGGCGGGCTGGCGGTGTTTTTCAACAGCGCGATCCAGGGCGAGCTGAAAGCCTCGTTCCTGGCCAAGCTGTTCAAACGGTTTGCGCTGCTGGTGCAAACCCTGGAGCGCCAGGACTACCTGCTGGACACCGGGTATTCGGTGGCGGATGCCTACCTGTTTGTGGTGCTGCGCTGGGCGGCGTTTCACGCGATTGATCTGCACGACTGGCCAGCGCTGGAGGCGTTTCAGCAACGCATCGGCGAGCGGCAGGCGGTGATTGCAGCGCTGGCGGCCGAGAATCCATGACTTGAGATAAAAGCGCTCAAGGCCAACACATCCACCGACCCCGAGCGATCCTGATCCAGATACGCCACCTGGCTGCGCACGGCGGCGTGGATCTGCCCGGTGCCCTGCCCCAGTTGCAACGCACCACGCAGGTCCACTGCTTGCGCGGCGACGATCAGTTCGATACTGGCCAGCCACAGCACCCGCTCGGTCAAGCGGCGGGTCTTGTCGACC
It contains:
- a CDS encoding LysR family transcriptional regulator, producing MMNLMHWRLLVAVADHGSITAAAERVGMTQSAASQAMAGMEATLGAQLFTREPRKTSPTALGLSVIEQARVMLGALQTIRSTVDEARPMLRGTIRIASFPMVLAMFLTPVLQRFAQLYPGIEVTTLDVTDNEVLTLLDADLVDLGVVLNPKPERMATVLGRDLWQAVLPVDHPLAQRAADASVSLGELLEQPFVLATGGCTANARSLAAAAGLTLRDIRVEVREWSSAYSLVREGVGVALVPQLALPAQRKGLRVMPLTVPLHREFALVGSPTRAPSAATSALLKMLAD
- a CDS encoding VacJ family lipoprotein encodes the protein MLTIKRATPVVRSTIIGFVVVLASGCASAPEPLPSPCDRLGDTLHDPAEPVNRGIFAFNRTVDDYALAPVARGYRHLPGFVQTGVHNFVANFGEPKVFINDLLQGNGERSVTTFGRFVINTTVGVVGLIDVSGKMGIERHKADFGQTFGVWNIANGPIVELPLLGTGNLRDATGKVLSFAISPLGSNSDTVETLGTVSTVGGIVDGRAEALPFTEQLRQQPDYYQALRDTTAQRRADFVLEGKAGRVVAYPSVCVKGEQDGE
- a CDS encoding NAD(P)-dependent oxidoreductase, producing the protein MKGLNVLLTGACGRIGKTFFEASKDRYRFTLTDRITPDFDLGEHRFVHADLSDTSGLAALLDGIDVIVHLSGIPHASASFDELLPNNILATTYLFEAAVAAGVTRLVFASSAQTIEGYPVDRQITAGMQVMPANLYGVSKCYGEALCSYYAAKTPLSTIALRIGAFEFVETHDLNNARDLSAWLSPRDAVQLLQRSVEAEGVKHLIAHGISNNRFKRLDLSETTRVLGYHPVDDAFQTFEIPISY
- a CDS encoding glutathione S-transferase family protein is translated as MGHSLKILGRTSSINVRKVLWTCQELGIDYIREDWGIGFKPTQSAEFLALNPNAQIPVLIDDHGVLWESNTICRYLIGLYQRYDLLPAEPAPRARVEQWVDWQASELNPAWGYAFQALVRNSPDHQDPQRLAAGVQAWNDKMGLLEQQLAKTAAYVTGNEFTLADILIGLSVHRWQMTPMEHPPYPAIAAYYQRLSQRQGFKTFALDGHN
- a CDS encoding response regulator is translated as MSHLLLVDDDIEVLALLQKFLEQHGYSVEVATDGPSLWRALERRLPDLIILDVMLPGDSGLVLCQQLRARHGIAVIMLTAMGELSDRVVGLELGADDYLTKPFDARELLARVRAVLRRTADIAAPAPDSSRTILEFADWQLDITRRELRSPEKVMIPLSTGEFELLLVFAEHPRRILTRQQLLDLARGESYDAFDRSIDVQVSRLRRKLETDLHAEPMIRTIRNGGYLFSPSVMKR
- a CDS encoding MFS transporter; its protein translation is MPALSPTDGIDPIRAAHISARIDRLPAVATIWRLVALLSIGGFFELYDLFQTAYISPGLISDGIFHTGKDGVFGFSDQAAFASATFLGLFLGASLLSPIADRFGRRAIFTFALIWYTVATVLMGIQTSAIGIICMRFLVGIGLGIELVTIDAYLSELVPKRMRSSAFAFAFFIQFLSVPAVALMSWWLVPQAPFGVSGWRWVVLSSAVFALFIWQLRKRLPESPRWLAQKGRFDEAGQIMDSLEARCQKDHGKPLDEPEPEAVSVQGSGRFADIWQPPYRRRALMLIVFHVFQAIGFFGFGNWLPALLSGQGVSVTHSLLYAFIITLAYPLGPLLFVKVANRFENKWQIVGSAMGAMIFGSLFALQTTAVGLVICGVLITFCNAWLSFSYHSYQSELFPTNIRARAVGFCYSFSRLSTVFSSLLIGFILEHLGTPGVLAFIASSMLIVMITISWFGPRTRNLALENIAH
- a CDS encoding methyl-accepting chemotaxis protein, with protein sequence MVKFASDITDQVSTLRTAADSAHATSVQNDACARKGSEVVQQTVQIIEEISHDLNAAAVSIDAVSKQSDIIGAIVQTIRSIAEQTNMLALNAAIEAARAGEHGRGFAVVADEVRSLAARTSQATVEIVEVVRKNHDLSLSAVSSMQSSLSRTGLGVELANEAGQVILEIQEGSRHVVDAISQFNSTLQLQ
- the gstA gene encoding glutathione transferase GstA → MKLYYFPHACSLAPHIVLRELALPFELVRVDNQTKTTADGEDFLPLNPKGYVAALQLDDGQVLTESSAILQYLADLKPTANLAPANGSWERVRLQEWLNFIATEVHGGLAVFFNSAIQGELKASFLAKLFKRFALLVQTLERQDYLLDTGYSVADAYLFVVLRWAAFHAIDLHDWPALEAFQQRIGERQAVIAALAAENP